tcttgttggtgatgtacgaaGAGGCAAAGATGTACGACGAAGTGATCAGAGAGGGAGATAGAGAGTGGACTTGAAGATGTGAATCGAAGagaaacaaaggataatttctAAGGAAAAAGCATTCAGATAAAGAGAAGAAGTAgagttttgatttataaaagcATACATCAAGAGAGCATATTTATATATGCTTGTTTGTTACATAACCCGTGACATGACAAAGCATTGTAGAAACAAAGTACCACCCGTGAAACAAAGCAACATCAGTGTAGAAACCAACAAAATACTACACTGCATCTGATAGACATAAAGCATCCGAGAGACATAAAGCAACACACTTATTAAATCAGCAATAGACACCAACCCGTGAGACAGCAACAGACATCAACCCGTGATACAGCAACTCCTGACATAGCAACTCGTGAGACAAAGCAACCTGCACAACAATAACGTGACAACATAAGTTAATTACTACACCTATTGAGGCAAATAAATAATTAACCAAATCAATCAAGGAGTTCATAAGTTAATTACTACACCTAATGAAAACACAGAGATTCGATCAAGCAAGTTAACCAAATCAATCAAGGAGTTCAGATATGAGTTTTTGTTTGAGGGTTATTTCGTTAGGGGTTAGATCAGTCTCAATTTTGGCTAGTAGAAGTTGTAGGATTTTCTGCTGCGATATCTTTTTTCTCTCGGCCAGGATGGTCTCTATTTGATCGAATGCAACTTCTTTCCCGTGCCTCTTGCGTTTGGCTGCTTTAGCAGCCTTAACACCAGCTGGTCTAACCTCGTCCTCAGCCATTACCTCTTCAGCTTCCTTCGTTTTCTCCTTCCCGCCATCTCTTGACTTGAAAACTGACTTCCACTTCTGATCATGTCTCAGTTCCCTCCAACAGTGTTCCATGGTGAATTTCGCTTGGTAATCATTGAAGAAAATCTCATGGGCAGccttcatcacatcatcatcattttgaCCACTTGATTGGTGCTTCAAAGCCGCGTCGTAGCTTCCTACAAACTTGCACACTTGGTCGTTGACccttccccacc
The window above is part of the Brassica napus cultivar Da-Ae chromosome C3, Da-Ae, whole genome shotgun sequence genome. Proteins encoded here:
- the LOC106384018 gene encoding glutathione S-transferase T3-like; protein product: MEPFSTQTSGFISLLASQSSPFPDCDPPQAVANSPGLMKPASKRKWSTKEDLVLISGWVNTSKDPIVSNEQKITSFWRRIEAYVNSSSLLTGSAPREWGQCKQRWGRVNDQVCKFVGSYDAALKHQSSGQNDDDVMKAAHEIFFNDYQAKFTMEHCWRELRHDQKWKSVFKSRDGGKEKTKEAEEVMAEDEVRPAGVKAAKAAKRKRHGKEVALSHELLCQELLYHGLMSVAVSRVGVYC